In the Styela clava chromosome 8, kaStyClav1.hap1.2, whole genome shotgun sequence genome, one interval contains:
- the LOC120345457 gene encoding dynein axonemal assembly factor 19-like, with product MTMTSENDDIDFGKLEIELENAIAKDEKYQRENDAKFRAVHQKVASYDEFRDIVLASHLKPLDRKDISGGMKYQAWNTLASAKSQSQSDIDVTETVNSFKMPKTSAEFDKVWKHTCKLPAQKFDLLGKIGSDKLKDLFKTECPLGEIISVIKSAATFPKDCDIVLEIFDVMSNTKRFLLSLDFLDKNERNDLNEILAELKVNIDNNENSKKYDYVSVKYNSR from the coding sequence ATGACAATGACTTCTGAAAATGATGACATAGATTTTGGGAAGCTTGAAATAGAATTGGAAAACGCTATTGCAAaagatgaaaaatatcaaaGGGAAAACGATGCCAAATTTAGAGCAGTTCATCAAAAAGTCGCCTCATATGATGAATTCCGAGATATTGTTCTTGCATCACATCTTAAACCTTTGGATAGGAAAGATATTAGTGGCGGAATGAAATATCAAGCCTGGAACACATTAGCTTCTGCAAAATCTCAATCACAATCTGACATCGACGTAACTGAGACAGTTAACTCATTCAAAATGCCTAAAACTTCTGCAGAATTTGATAAAGTTTGGAAACATACTTGCAAATTACCAGCACAAAAATTCGATCTTCTAGGTAAAATTGGATCtgataaattgaaagatttgttTAAAACGGAATGTCCTCTTGGGGAAATTATCTCAGTTATAAAATCTGCAGCTACATTTCCGAAAGATTGTGACattgttttggaaattttcgaTGTTATGAGTAATACAAAAAGATTTTTACTTTCATTAGACTTCCTTGATAAAAATGAAAGGAATGATCTGAATGAAATTTTAGCAGAACTCAAAGTTAATATTGACAataatgaaaattcaaaaaagtaTGATTATGTCTCGGTAAAATATAACTCAAGATAG